CCTGCAAAGAACCCTTGTAAGGGGGCTGCCTACACATGGCCTGCATCTCCCGTTTCTACCATTGAGTTAGGTAAGGCATCCTCAAGCCCCACAGCTAAAAAACTTATTCGTGTGTCCACTGCAAAGCCACCGACTATCCACGAGGCCTGGCTCAGAGGCCTCCCTTGCAGGAGCCCAGAAGGGAGGTTCCGCCAGTGATGAGCGGGCGCGTCCCGCTGGCAGAGAAAGCTCTGTCTGAGAGCTATGCTCGGCTTCGATACAGAGACACCTCCTTGCTCATttggcaacagcagcagcagaagttGGAATCTGTGCCACCTGGGACGTACCTGAGCCGGAGCCGAAGCATGTGGTACTCTCAGTACGGAAACGAGGCCATCCTTGTCCGGGACAGAAACAAGCTGGAGGTCTCCCGGGACACGGGCCAGTCCAAGTTTTGCT
The nucleotide sequence above comes from Phacochoerus africanus isolate WHEZ1 chromosome 2, ROS_Pafr_v1, whole genome shotgun sequence. Encoded proteins:
- the BRD3OS gene encoding putative uncharacterized protein BRD3OS, with the translated sequence MSGRVPLAEKALSESYARLRYRDTSLLIWQQQQQKLESVPPGTYLSRSRSMWYSQYGNEAILVRDRNKLEVSRDTGQSKFCSVM